A stretch of Desulfitobacterium dichloroeliminans LMG P-21439 DNA encodes these proteins:
- a CDS encoding TorD/DmsD family molecular chaperone, producing the protein MNNNVLENKVAKSFAISDLYQLLSLSLRLPTHELAEALLNGSYRQDSLNILEELSCSQEDRARVGEAFGRLVGPKSESTPFLIKMRREYTRLFDDPKKPALNIYETLYLHDPADKQGAMLFMSPAALDAERCYKDAGVILVNQSAEPADHLATELEFMLYLHGKKGKAMQEQNLEEIEKMEKQIQQFETLHLKKWCPSFFERLENEAKCQSYQAIALLAKIGLAPILV; encoded by the coding sequence ATGAACAACAACGTTTTAGAAAATAAGGTGGCGAAATCCTTTGCAATATCAGACTTATATCAGCTATTATCCCTTTCCTTGCGACTGCCCACCCATGAGCTTGCGGAGGCTCTCCTTAATGGAAGCTACCGGCAGGACAGCCTCAATATCCTAGAGGAGCTTTCCTGTAGCCAAGAGGATAGAGCACGAGTTGGGGAAGCATTCGGACGGTTAGTAGGGCCAAAATCGGAATCGACGCCCTTTTTGATTAAGATGAGGCGAGAGTATACACGACTTTTTGACGATCCCAAAAAGCCAGCATTAAATATTTATGAGACCTTATATCTCCATGATCCTGCTGATAAGCAAGGGGCTATGCTTTTTATGAGTCCTGCAGCCCTGGATGCTGAACGCTGCTACAAGGATGCCGGGGTGATTTTGGTCAACCAATCAGCAGAACCGGCAGATCATTTAGCTACCGAGTTGGAGTTTATGCTGTATCTTCATGGAAAAAAGGGTAAGGCCATGCAAGAACAGAACTTAGAAGAAATCGAGAAAATGGAAAAGCAAATCCAGCAATTTGAGACGCTGCATTTAAAAAAGTGGTGTCCGAGCTTTTTTGAACGCCTTGAAAACGAAGCAAAATGCCAATCTTACCAGGCCATTGCCTTATTAGCGAAAATAGGCCTAGCCCCAATACTAGTGTAA
- a CDS encoding response regulator — protein MNRKIRVFLTDDHTLLRNALTMLLEGQEDMEVVGEAASGCECLEGVKHKKPDVVLMDISLPDCDGVEATGKILTALPETRVIAVTMHVEDEYLLRFLNAGGRGYVHKSAADRELIKAIHTVVKGDVFLSATGVQVMANQYCSTESVSEVTPDILSDRELQVLQFLARGFTSREIGEKLFLSPRTIETYRERITVKLKLEHRSDLVDYAIRYKLLG, from the coding sequence ATGAACCGTAAAATCCGTGTTTTTCTTACAGATGATCACACCCTGCTGCGGAATGCCTTAACGATGCTACTGGAAGGGCAAGAAGATATGGAAGTGGTGGGCGAGGCAGCTAGCGGTTGTGAGTGTCTTGAAGGGGTGAAGCATAAAAAGCCGGACGTCGTGTTGATGGATATCAGCTTGCCTGATTGTGATGGGGTAGAGGCAACGGGTAAGATCTTGACCGCATTGCCCGAGACACGAGTTATTGCGGTGACCATGCATGTGGAGGATGAATACCTCCTTAGATTTCTCAATGCCGGCGGTAGAGGGTATGTTCATAAATCAGCTGCAGATCGAGAGCTCATTAAAGCCATACACACGGTCGTAAAGGGAGATGTGTTCTTGAGTGCTACCGGAGTACAAGTGATGGCCAACCAATACTGTAGCACAGAAAGTGTATCCGAGGTAACGCCGGATATCTTATCGGACAGGGAGCTTCAGGTGCTGCAATTTTTAGCCCGAGGCTTTACCAGCAGAGAAATTGGGGAAAAGCTCTTTTTATCCCCTCGCACTATCGAGACCTATCGGGAACGAATTACCGTCAAGCTGAAACTGGAGCACCGGTCTGATCTGGTAGATTATGCTATTCGATATAAGCTTTTAGGATAA
- a CDS encoding 4Fe-4S dicluster domain-containing protein, with translation MLFNKARYVQIDTNRCLNQQHNGVECNHCVSHCPGQALILSDHQIYLIQDQCFGCGLCFADCPTEVFSSTQWDETTIRAAVEEQDAEVTQFFCGYHSSPYLCKEDKEKGAVQVPTCLSSLSRGMWYDLGLMTGVELRLDECQDCPMKSCLDRLNLAVETAMEWLTASGHTPDFSLVYKAEKAKKKKKLQAISSGLKVTSRRDLFLSLMGRKEESELKKQRKASQESVETKKNERINILPNWQRRLEESYSMNNQGGGSPAYWPSIQMSTQCVNCGMCGRYCPTQALKITVEDQQCIHSFVSGRCLDCRICMLSCPTKSILRDRLPDTEPYEEKPIFKAQVGECKVCGAETITSKDNLCYWCKEEPSEEDLLADVRKNLFGSRLIHGGKK, from the coding sequence ATGTTATTCAATAAAGCTAGATATGTGCAAATTGACACAAATCGGTGTTTGAATCAGCAACACAATGGTGTGGAATGTAACCATTGTGTTTCCCATTGTCCGGGACAAGCTTTAATTTTATCAGATCATCAGATCTATTTAATTCAGGATCAGTGCTTCGGGTGCGGGCTCTGCTTTGCTGATTGCCCAACTGAGGTTTTTAGCTCTACCCAATGGGATGAAACCACCATTCGTGCTGCAGTGGAGGAACAGGATGCTGAAGTGACTCAGTTCTTTTGCGGGTATCATTCCAGTCCTTATCTGTGCAAAGAAGATAAGGAAAAGGGGGCAGTCCAAGTCCCTACTTGCTTAAGCAGTTTATCCAGGGGAATGTGGTATGATCTAGGCCTGATGACAGGGGTGGAGCTACGCTTGGATGAATGTCAGGATTGCCCCATGAAGTCCTGTTTGGACAGGCTGAACCTAGCAGTAGAGACAGCCATGGAATGGTTGACCGCTTCTGGTCACACCCCGGATTTTTCTCTAGTCTACAAAGCAGAAAAAGCTAAGAAAAAGAAAAAGCTTCAAGCAATTTCTTCAGGTTTAAAAGTCACTTCCCGTCGGGATCTTTTCTTGTCCTTAATGGGGCGCAAAGAAGAGAGTGAGCTTAAGAAGCAAAGAAAAGCTTCGCAAGAATCCGTCGAGACGAAGAAAAATGAACGAATCAATATCTTGCCGAATTGGCAAAGGCGTCTAGAAGAAAGTTATTCTATGAACAATCAGGGTGGGGGAAGTCCTGCTTATTGGCCTTCCATTCAAATGAGCACACAATGTGTGAACTGTGGAATGTGTGGACGTTACTGTCCTACTCAAGCCTTAAAGATTACAGTGGAAGATCAGCAATGCATCCATTCATTTGTCAGTGGACGATGTTTGGATTGTCGCATCTGTATGTTATCCTGTCCCACCAAGTCCATCCTCCGTGATCGGCTTCCCGATACGGAACCCTACGAGGAAAAGCCCATATTTAAGGCTCAGGTGGGGGAGTGCAAAGTGTGTGGGGCAGAAACCATTACCAGTAAGGATAATCTATGTTACTGGTGTAAGGAAGAACCATCTGAAGAGGATTTGCTGGCAGATGTTCGTAAAAATTTATTTGGAAGTAGATTAATTCATGGTGGAAAAAAATAG
- a CDS encoding molybdopterin-dependent oxidoreductase, whose translation MEKLSCIVAIPHLWLRQVVARIFEAARVKCHCVESMAELNQAVSDGEDRMVLVIVDVFSYTQYYRDIFAESKQKNPGLSILALVSTSNEGYRYELMTAGASAVVIKEEADEELFPALIKVLRDKKLNDAVARLLENQKQWITLIKEEVTELEKEEQKGALQSKLSRRTFLKASAVTAAATGAIAANPWGPGMKALVTASESPALVSEEKLVSSACRSNCFQSCRLNAHVRDGKLVKTTPAPWPDGEYTGCCLKGLSLVQRTYSPTRIKHPLRRVGERGEDKWEVISWDEAITEISEKFMDIQAKYGPKSLAFDIGSGNYGLVHGCLGIFNRLTNSIGCTKLNVCYDQATGYGADRVIGGSVWLWGNEPRTMMDAKTIIIWGSNPVYSQPQNWRILKEAQKNGTKVITIDPIYSATANKSDEYIPIVPGSDLMLALAMIKYIMDEDLIDVDFVKKRSTAPFLVRKDNGKVLRKSDFVSDIPAEEDDYYVWDSAANSPALLKEGPQDVAIEGAYTIQGVKVETVFTLLKNHVQEYTLEKASDYTKIPVEKIKDLVKAYVSGPTMIYTNYGIDHYQNGHLWSAAAFMMASLTGNIGVKGAGFTGLFVQNIPFNYVGMYVTNGKMADGTTLPQTEFYKAVRDQALEGKPYPIKAMYTTSSNSMSNWAQQNTWFTDILPNLEFNVVVDTELTDTARYADIVLPASFWFEVNDLRTAYNNPYIYMQEKAIEPLYESKPDAEIIAMIAHKMGLGQYFPKDMDDTDWIKVLLDSDDLRKMGITYDRLMEEKVVRGTGSAENPFVRGEAFFYTPTGRAQLYCENPLPRVNYGQDLTGIIEKERLPYFKPPGEAWRDNPLFAKYPLVFIQEHAKYRTHTQWYNVPLLRELDPEPLVKISREDAEIRGIKTGDIVEVFNDRGKAVVKAEVNDSISTGVISIPKGWQREQFIEGCFQELTNATSDPMAVNFAYFDCLVDVKKR comes from the coding sequence TTGGAAAAATTGAGTTGTATTGTGGCAATCCCCCATCTTTGGTTACGCCAAGTGGTTGCTAGAATCTTTGAAGCTGCCCGGGTTAAATGCCACTGCGTGGAAAGTATGGCAGAGCTCAATCAGGCCGTTAGCGATGGGGAAGACAGGATGGTTCTGGTTATCGTGGACGTCTTTTCCTACACCCAGTATTATCGGGACATCTTCGCTGAGAGCAAGCAGAAAAACCCAGGACTGTCCATCCTTGCGCTGGTTTCCACAAGCAATGAAGGTTACCGCTACGAGTTGATGACGGCAGGGGCAAGCGCGGTGGTGATCAAAGAAGAGGCAGATGAGGAACTATTTCCTGCTTTGATTAAAGTGCTTCGGGATAAAAAGCTCAACGATGCTGTGGCTCGGTTATTGGAAAATCAAAAACAGTGGATCACTCTCATCAAAGAGGAGGTAACTGAATTGGAAAAGGAAGAGCAAAAAGGTGCACTGCAATCAAAACTTTCACGCCGTACCTTTTTAAAGGCTTCGGCAGTGACTGCGGCGGCTACGGGAGCTATTGCGGCAAATCCTTGGGGTCCGGGTATGAAGGCACTCGTTACGGCCAGTGAAAGCCCTGCCCTTGTTAGCGAAGAGAAATTGGTGTCCAGTGCCTGCCGTTCTAACTGCTTCCAGAGCTGTCGGCTGAATGCCCATGTCCGAGATGGTAAATTAGTCAAAACTACACCGGCTCCTTGGCCTGATGGGGAATACACAGGATGCTGCTTGAAAGGTTTGTCCCTTGTTCAACGCACCTATAGTCCTACGCGTATCAAACACCCCCTGCGCCGTGTGGGTGAACGAGGAGAAGACAAATGGGAAGTCATCTCCTGGGATGAGGCCATTACTGAGATTTCTGAGAAGTTTATGGATATTCAAGCAAAGTATGGCCCCAAATCCCTAGCCTTTGATATCGGTTCAGGTAACTATGGTTTAGTCCATGGATGTCTGGGAATTTTCAATCGATTGACTAATTCCATTGGCTGTACAAAACTCAATGTTTGTTATGACCAAGCCACAGGGTATGGCGCTGACCGAGTTATTGGTGGGAGTGTTTGGCTGTGGGGAAATGAACCTCGTACCATGATGGATGCAAAAACAATTATTATCTGGGGATCTAACCCCGTCTATTCACAACCCCAGAACTGGCGTATCCTCAAAGAAGCTCAGAAAAACGGGACGAAGGTTATTACCATCGACCCCATCTATTCGGCAACAGCCAATAAATCCGATGAATACATCCCCATCGTTCCCGGCTCGGACCTCATGCTGGCGCTCGCTATGATCAAATATATTATGGATGAGGACCTAATCGATGTTGATTTCGTAAAGAAGAGAAGCACGGCGCCTTTCCTGGTGCGCAAGGATAATGGAAAAGTTCTACGCAAGAGTGATTTTGTTTCCGATATCCCAGCTGAAGAAGATGACTACTATGTCTGGGATAGTGCCGCCAACAGTCCGGCTCTCCTAAAAGAAGGTCCTCAAGATGTAGCCATCGAAGGAGCCTACACCATTCAGGGTGTTAAGGTGGAGACCGTCTTTACCCTGCTGAAGAACCATGTTCAGGAGTACACCTTAGAGAAAGCCAGTGACTATACCAAGATTCCGGTAGAGAAGATCAAGGATTTGGTCAAAGCCTATGTCTCTGGACCCACCATGATTTACACCAACTATGGAATCGACCACTACCAAAACGGCCACCTATGGTCTGCTGCAGCCTTCATGATGGCCTCCCTTACTGGGAATATTGGAGTCAAGGGTGCAGGATTCACGGGTTTATTTGTTCAGAATATCCCCTTTAATTACGTGGGTATGTATGTGACCAACGGCAAAATGGCTGATGGAACCACACTTCCTCAAACAGAGTTTTACAAGGCCGTGAGAGATCAAGCCTTAGAAGGAAAACCCTATCCCATTAAAGCGATGTACACTACCTCATCCAATTCCATGAGCAACTGGGCGCAACAAAACACTTGGTTCACCGATATTTTGCCCAACCTAGAATTCAATGTGGTGGTCGATACAGAACTTACAGATACAGCACGTTATGCGGATATCGTCTTACCTGCTTCCTTCTGGTTTGAAGTCAATGACCTTCGTACCGCCTATAATAACCCCTATATCTACATGCAAGAAAAAGCCATTGAGCCTTTGTATGAAAGCAAGCCTGACGCAGAAATCATCGCTATGATTGCTCACAAGATGGGACTGGGACAATACTTCCCTAAAGATATGGATGACACAGACTGGATCAAAGTCTTATTGGATTCTGATGATCTACGCAAAATGGGTATTACCTATGATCGACTTATGGAGGAAAAGGTCGTTCGGGGAACAGGAAGTGCGGAAAATCCCTTTGTTCGAGGTGAAGCTTTCTTCTACACCCCTACAGGAAGAGCTCAACTCTACTGTGAGAATCCTCTACCTAGAGTCAATTATGGGCAAGATCTAACAGGAATCATCGAGAAAGAACGATTGCCTTATTTCAAACCTCCCGGTGAGGCTTGGAGAGATAACCCCTTGTTCGCCAAATATCCCTTGGTGTTTATTCAGGAGCACGCAAAGTATCGTACCCATACCCAGTGGTACAATGTACCCTTGTTGCGTGAATTGGATCCGGAACCCCTCGTCAAAATCAGCCGCGAAGATGCAGAGATACGGGGAATCAAGACCGGTGATATCGTAGAGGTATTTAATGACCGAGGAAAGGCCGTGGTGAAAGCCGAAGTCAATGATTCCATAAGTACCGGTGTGATTAGCATTCCGAAGGGTTGGCAGCGTGAGCAGTTCATCGAGGGCTGTTTCCAGGAATTAACCAATGCTACTTCGGACCCTATGGCCGTAAATTTTGCTTATTTTGATTGCTTGGTTGATGTAAAAAAGAGATAA
- a CDS encoding 4Fe-4S dicluster domain-containing protein, whose amino-acid sequence MRYAMAIDLDRCTGCHACAVACKVENNLANDIWWNRILTVGGESMDTPKGKFPNLQMEFLPLNCQHCENPACVKACPIGATYRREEDGIVIQDYDKCIGCRYCMVACPYSAVRQFNWKKPEYAIEVAMGDATVTPHQYNTVEKCTFCSHRLAQGQKPACIDTCPNRARIFGDIDDPNSDVSKAISGRSHFQLLEEKGTKPSVYYLT is encoded by the coding sequence ATGCGTTATGCAATGGCGATAGATCTAGACCGCTGCACCGGTTGTCACGCATGTGCGGTAGCATGCAAGGTGGAAAACAACTTAGCCAACGACATTTGGTGGAATCGGATTTTGACCGTGGGTGGGGAATCGATGGATACCCCGAAAGGAAAATTTCCTAATTTGCAAATGGAATTTCTCCCTTTGAATTGTCAGCATTGTGAGAATCCTGCTTGCGTGAAGGCTTGCCCTATAGGAGCAACCTATCGACGTGAGGAAGATGGTATCGTGATACAAGACTACGATAAATGCATCGGCTGTCGGTATTGTATGGTAGCCTGTCCATACAGCGCTGTTCGTCAGTTTAATTGGAAAAAACCCGAATATGCCATCGAGGTAGCCATGGGTGATGCTACAGTCACCCCTCATCAGTACAATACGGTGGAAAAATGTACATTCTGCAGTCACCGCCTAGCTCAGGGGCAGAAGCCGGCCTGTATAGATACCTGCCCCAATCGTGCTCGTATTTTTGGAGATATTGATGATCCCAACAGCGATGTGAGCAAGGCGATTAGCGGCCGTAGTCATTTTCAACTGCTCGAAGAGAAGGGAACCAAGCCTTCGGTCTATTATTTAACTTAA
- a CDS encoding sensor histidine kinase has product MDEQMVLKLIADNLNAQAEIQRLQQREMTLERICKQAIDELENSKKRLSRELHDELGQAMTSILLQLKMLQHEENVEVIHDRLGGLRYLTQQTIEDVRRLAMNLRPTVLENLGLISALEWYIEDYRRYSGIKVTLVSPRLKKRLPSEVETVVYRAVQESLTNVARHAEASLITIRVNFCEHGLELYIGDNGKGMSCGDLKRGLGLLGMEERVRLAGGDFKIKSRLGQGTEITITLPLKDEGGEMNEP; this is encoded by the coding sequence ATGGATGAACAAATGGTTTTAAAGCTTATAGCCGATAATCTGAATGCTCAAGCAGAGATACAACGATTGCAGCAGCGAGAAATGACGTTGGAGCGAATCTGTAAGCAAGCCATTGATGAGTTGGAAAACAGCAAGAAGCGACTATCAAGAGAACTTCATGATGAACTCGGACAAGCCATGACCTCGATTTTGCTCCAATTAAAGATGTTGCAACATGAAGAGAATGTGGAAGTGATCCATGATCGCTTAGGGGGACTCCGCTACCTTACCCAGCAGACCATCGAAGATGTAAGACGTTTGGCTATGAATCTACGCCCTACTGTGTTAGAGAACTTGGGATTGATTTCTGCACTAGAATGGTATATTGAGGATTATCGCCGCTACTCGGGAATAAAGGTTACTTTGGTAAGTCCAAGGCTAAAGAAACGTCTTCCAAGTGAAGTGGAAACTGTGGTATACCGTGCTGTACAGGAAAGCCTGACCAATGTCGCCCGTCATGCAGAGGCATCTCTTATTACCATAAGGGTTAATTTTTGTGAGCATGGTCTCGAACTTTACATAGGGGATAATGGGAAAGGAATGTCGTGTGGAGACCTAAAAAGAGGTCTTGGTCTCTTAGGTATGGAAGAACGCGTGAGGTTAGCTGGTGGAGATTTTAAGATAAAGAGTAGACTTGGGCAAGGAACGGAAATCACGATTACATTACCCTTGAAGGATGAAGGGGGAGAAATGAATGAACCGTAA
- the nrfD gene encoding NrfD/PsrC family molybdoenzyme membrane anchor subunit: MAVVTNTKKTSSVSGWNILFVLLTALGGVCWGMQLSKGLQLTNLGTNNMWGLYIVGFTIFTGVAAGSLLLAALPYLFKQNEFKPYTRIAAYLGAVSSVVAASLFIIVDIGNPERAWLFITSGNLSSPMFWDFLMLAAYMVISIIFTRQLILVNEGKKAEGSVKTIAVIAFVAGILVTVTSFVFSFQIARPLWNTPVQPLSFLIAALIAALSIQIIMAVILNKKGYISMPVNLLAKMGKVAAILLCIELIVVVGDVLIGLYPGGGEEYASFTWLVSGEGALGFWAEIVALIVAIVLLANQGSASKAGGLATGAVIALIAIYLIKSNLLQAQLFNPLITLPGPQMLGEPTGPYIPSLLEVGVSLGIVSLGTLLLNLGLSKLNLGTTTKG, from the coding sequence ATGGCTGTTGTAACAAATACAAAGAAAACCAGCTCCGTAAGTGGATGGAATATCTTGTTTGTTTTATTGACTGCTCTGGGTGGAGTTTGCTGGGGAATGCAGCTTAGCAAAGGCTTGCAGTTGACCAATTTAGGTACTAATAATATGTGGGGACTTTATATTGTAGGCTTTACAATTTTCACCGGAGTTGCGGCAGGGAGCTTGCTTCTGGCTGCCTTACCTTACCTGTTTAAGCAGAATGAGTTTAAACCCTACACCCGGATTGCCGCCTATTTAGGGGCGGTATCCAGCGTCGTAGCAGCTTCTCTGTTTATTATCGTGGATATAGGAAACCCTGAACGGGCCTGGCTCTTTATTACCAGTGGTAATTTAAGTTCACCCATGTTTTGGGATTTCCTTATGCTGGCTGCTTATATGGTGATTTCAATTATTTTTACTCGCCAGCTGATATTGGTGAATGAGGGCAAGAAGGCTGAAGGATCCGTTAAGACCATAGCAGTAATCGCCTTTGTGGCGGGGATCCTCGTTACCGTTACTTCCTTTGTATTCTCCTTCCAGATAGCCCGTCCCTTATGGAATACTCCCGTGCAACCCCTGTCCTTCCTGATTGCAGCCCTGATCGCTGCCCTATCCATTCAAATAATTATGGCTGTAATTCTTAATAAAAAGGGATACATCTCGATGCCAGTGAACTTACTGGCCAAGATGGGGAAAGTGGCTGCAATCCTGTTGTGTATTGAACTCATCGTGGTGGTGGGAGATGTGCTAATAGGGCTGTATCCCGGCGGTGGAGAAGAGTATGCTTCCTTTACTTGGCTCGTATCTGGAGAAGGCGCTTTGGGCTTCTGGGCGGAGATCGTGGCTTTGATTGTGGCCATTGTGTTGCTGGCCAACCAAGGTTCTGCATCAAAAGCAGGAGGGCTGGCAACCGGTGCCGTCATCGCCCTGATAGCCATCTATCTCATCAAGTCCAATCTACTCCAGGCTCAATTGTTCAATCCGTTAATCACCCTGCCCGGGCCGCAGATGCTTGGCGAGCCAACCGGTCCCTATATTCCTTCCTTGCTTGAAGTTGGTGTGTCTTTAGGTATCGTTTCCTTAGGAACATTGCTTTTGAATTTGGGCTTGAGCAAGCTTAATCTGGGAACAACTACAAAAGGCTAG